GTCTGTACCTGCGCTCGCTGCGCCGGCTGGTGGCCGTGTGCCAGCCGCTGCTGCTGGCGGTGGTGCTCACGCTCGGCGGCATGGCGGCGCTGCAGGTGCCGCTGGGCATCCTGCACCTCGTCGGGCTGCTGCTGATCGTGGCGGTCGGCTCCAACTACGCGCTCTTCTTCGACCAGCTGCAGGAGACCGGCCGCGCCGACGAGGACACGCTGGCCTCGCTGATGCTGGCCAACCTGACGACGGTCGTGTCCTTCGGGCTGATCGCGATCTCGGACATCCCGGCGCTCTCGGCCATCGGTCGCGTGGTGGCGCCCGGCGCGCTCTTGGCCTTGCTGCTCTCTGCGGCTTTCGCCAAGCGGCGCGTGCGCTGAGGTACAAAGGCGCGCCATGACGTCCGCCACCGTTCCTCCGATGTCCTCCGCCACGTCGATGCCGCTCATCTTCCCGGCAAGTGCGCTGCTGCACGTGGGCGCGCTGGCGGCGGCCGTGTGGGTGCCCGGTGCGCTGCCCTGGGCGATCGGCGCGGTGGTGCTCAACCATGCGCTCATCACCGGTGCCGGGCTCACGCCGCGCAGCCGCCTGTTGGGGCCGAACGTCACGCGCCTGCCCGCGGCCGCCGTGGCGCGTCGCGAAGTCGCGCTGACCATCGACGACGGACCCGACCCGGTCGTCACGCCGCAGGTGCTCGACGTGCTCGAGGCCTATGGTCAGCGCGCCACCTTCTTCTGCATCGCCGACCGCGTGGTGGCGCATCCCGCGCTGGCCCGCGAGATCGTCGCGCGCGGCCACAGCATCCAGAACCACACGGCGCGCCATCGGCACGACTTCTCGTTCCTCGGGCCCCGTGGCTATGCCGCCGAGATCTCCCGCGCACAGGACCTGCTCACGCAGGCGACCGGCGAACGCCCGACCTGCTTTCGCGCGCCGGCCGGCCTGCGCAATCCCTTTCTCGCCCCGGTGCTGCAGCGCCTGGGCCTGTCGCTGGTGAGCTGGACGCGGCGCGGCTTCGACACGCGCGAGCGCGACCCGGCCAAGGTGCTCGAGCGCCTGGTGCGCGGGCTGGCCGCCGGCGACATCCTGCTGCTGCACGACGGCAACGCCGCCCGCACCGCGACCGGCCGCCCGGTCGTGCTGGAGGTGCTGCCGCCGCTGCTGGCACGGCTGAAGGCCGACCGCCTGCGCGCCGTGACCCTGCCCGACGCACTGAAGGACGCATGAGCAACACGCTGTCGACCGACGCGGCCTGGCGCCGCCTGCACGAGGAGGCCACCGCGCCATACCGACAGTCCGGCCGGTTCGGCTGGCACTTCGCGCGCGGCAAGCTGGGGCGCGACCCGGCCTTCCGCGGCATGCTGGAGCGCCAACTGATCGGCGCGCGGCATGCGCGCGTGCTCGACATCGGCAGCGGCCAAAGCCTCACGGCCAGTCTCTTGTCGGTCGCCGCATCGATGCAGACGCAAGGCCACTGGCCGAGCGCCTGGCCGGCGACGCCCGCACGCATCGACTACACCGGCATCGAGCTGATGCCCAGGGACGTGGCCCGCGCGCAGGCGGCGCTCGGCCATCTGCAACCCGCACCACGCATCCTGTGCGCGGACATGTGCAGCGCGCCGCTGCCGGCCTGCGACCTGGTCGTGATCCTCGACGTGCT
The sequence above is drawn from the Variovorax sp. J2L1-78 genome and encodes:
- a CDS encoding polysaccharide deacetylase family protein; its protein translation is MTSATVPPMSSATSMPLIFPASALLHVGALAAAVWVPGALPWAIGAVVLNHALITGAGLTPRSRLLGPNVTRLPAAAVARREVALTIDDGPDPVVTPQVLDVLEAYGQRATFFCIADRVVAHPALAREIVARGHSIQNHTARHRHDFSFLGPRGYAAEISRAQDLLTQATGERPTCFRAPAGLRNPFLAPVLQRLGLSLVSWTRRGFDTRERDPAKVLERLVRGLAAGDILLLHDGNAARTATGRPVVLEVLPPLLARLKADRLRAVTLPDALKDA
- a CDS encoding class I SAM-dependent methyltransferase → MSNTLSTDAAWRRLHEEATAPYRQSGRFGWHFARGKLGRDPAFRGMLERQLIGARHARVLDIGSGQSLTASLLSVAASMQTQGHWPSAWPATPARIDYTGIELMPRDVARAQAALGHLQPAPRILCADMCSAPLPACDLVVILDVLHYVDLPAQEGVLQRVRDALAPGGRLLLRVGDAASKRRYAISQWVDHTVTRVRGHRVSPTWGRTLVEWTTLLQRLGFAVQNIPMSQGTPFANVLLVADLEPASP